From the genome of Spinacia oleracea cultivar Varoflay chromosome 2, BTI_SOV_V1, whole genome shotgun sequence, one region includes:
- the LOC110782000 gene encoding PLASTID TRANSCRIPTIONALLY ACTIVE protein 6, chloroplastic: MTSTFLLLPTQLLPPKPPFLPFCTLSPPPTTTTTLSLLRPPPLFTSLKSRDFRVFSDDGDGDGEYEMDDEEAEEVDNKKDFDVEYEPLGVVSSAGMSADEVIQVIQSKNFVSTQGWNSELVVDYRINEDEFHKICLFDCDFFIRKPPDPDNDVYDFREMYVTPPDTDVYAIPKVLAPMPDKYIRCAKTDYGWYNVTEPPIDAPRDPMYKSEREVSKVFLTKHYRNRRLNDPEFVLDFEEIYVIDSRTKSVTRARVLVTVPEGRNRDRKGDLLVIRDNGNSFKITHASKRDDPTTVIEREEWTRTRQDMERHLRKLRDFSISNWI; this comes from the exons ATGACCTCCACCTTCCTCCTTCTCCCCACTCAACTCCTCCCTCCAAAACCCCCATTCCTCCCATTCtgtactctctctcctccacccaccaccactaccaccctctctctcctccgccCACCACCCCTCTTCACCTCCCTCAAATCAAGAGACTTCCGTGTCTTCTCCGACGACGGCGACGGCGATGGTGAATATGAAATGGACGACGAGGAGGCGGAGGAAGTCGACAACAAGAAAGATTTCGATGTTGAATATGAGCCACTTGGGGTTGTTTCTTCTGCTGGGATGAGTGCGGATGAGGTTATTCAGGTCATTCAGAGTAAGAATTTTGTGTCTACTCAAGGGTGGAACTCTGAGTTAGTGGTTGATTATCGGATTAATGAAGATGAGTTTCATAAGATTTGCTTGTTTGATTGTGATTTCTTTATTCGGAAACCTCCTGACCCTGATAATGATGTCTATGATTTCAGAGAG ATGTATGTTACACCACCAGATACAGATGTTTATGCAATTCCCAAGGTTTTGGCTCCAATGCCTGATAAG TACATTCGATGTGCAAAGACTGATTATGGATGGTACAATGTGACTGAACCACCTATTGATGCCCCTCGAGACCCAATGTATAAATCAGAACGAGAAGTTTCCAAG GTTTTCCTGACAAAGCATTACAGAAATCGAAGATTGAACGACCCAGAATTTGTTTTAGATTTTGAGGAGATATATGTTATTGATTCAAGAACAAAGTCTGTTACTCGCGCAAGAGTTCTG GTCACAGTGCCAGAAGGAAGAAACAGGGACAGAAAGGGTGACTTGCTTGTCATTCGTGATAATGGCAATTCCTTCAAGATAACTCATGCA AGTAAAAGAGATGATCCAACCACTGTAATAGAACGCGAAGAGTGGACA